One stretch of Caldinitratiruptor microaerophilus DNA includes these proteins:
- the rpmF gene encoding 50S ribosomal protein L32: MAVPKKKKSHRKQAQRRAHWKLTAPTLVECPRCRSMKRPHHVCPTCGHYDGRQVLKVAGAGTE; this comes from the coding sequence ATGGCGGTACCGAAGAAGAAGAAGTCCCATCGCAAGCAGGCGCAGCGCCGGGCGCACTGGAAGCTGACGGCACCCACCCTGGTGGAGTGCCCCCGTTGCCGGAGCATGAAGCGGCCCCATCACGTGTGCCCCACCTGCGGCCACTACGATGGGCGCCAGGTCCTGAAGGTCGCCGGGGCCGGGACGGAGTAG
- the fapR gene encoding transcription factor FapR, which translates to MPSGLRKQDRQAQLRERLRENPFLSDEELARIFGVSIQTIRLDRLALGIPELRERTKSVAERTYGIVKSLGSKEIVGELIDITLGQRGISILETTSSMVFERTRVVRGQYIFAQADSLAIALIDAEVVLTGLANVKFKRPVFLGEKLVAKGEVIRRKGDHSVVLVETFVGPEKVFRGKFVVFAVDPGRVAGGDRLEGGR; encoded by the coding sequence ATGCCCAGCGGACTGAGGAAGCAGGACCGGCAGGCGCAGCTGCGGGAGCGGCTGCGCGAGAACCCGTTCCTGAGCGACGAGGAGCTGGCCCGCATCTTCGGCGTGAGCATCCAGACGATCCGGCTGGACCGGCTGGCCCTGGGCATCCCGGAGCTCCGGGAGCGGACCAAGTCCGTGGCCGAGCGCACGTACGGGATCGTGAAGTCGCTGGGCTCCAAGGAGATCGTGGGCGAGCTCATCGACATCACGCTTGGGCAGCGGGGCATCTCCATCCTCGAGACCACGAGCAGCATGGTGTTCGAACGCACCCGCGTGGTCCGGGGCCAGTACATCTTCGCCCAGGCCGACTCCCTCGCCATCGCCCTGATCGACGCCGAGGTGGTGCTCACCGGCCTCGCCAACGTGAAGTTCAAGCGGCCGGTGTTCCTGGGCGAGAAGCTGGTTGCCAAGGGCGAGGTGATCCGCCGGAAGGGGGACCACTCGGTGGTCCTCGTGGAGACGTTCGTGGGACCGGAGAAGGTGTTCCGCGGGAAGTTCGTGGTCTTCGCCGTCGATCCGGGGCGCGTGGCAGGAGGCGACCGGCTTGAAGGTGGCCGTTGA
- a CDS encoding YceD family protein, with protein sequence MRLDVAELEREGGLRRVPLTVCLDAAEAGGDVVAFPSPLRGEAEAVATKDGVTVHVTLTGEALLRCARCLQSFGYPLRLSFAEHFRPGPPGVEPAALQGGEDEVPYVTYDGKSIELDEVIRQHVLLALPMKPLCRADCLGLCPRCGKNLNEGPCTCGSEEEDPRWAPLRQLSPGGPGDGQV encoded by the coding sequence GTGCGGCTCGATGTGGCCGAGCTGGAGCGGGAGGGCGGCCTGCGCCGGGTGCCGCTCACCGTCTGCCTGGACGCGGCGGAGGCGGGCGGCGATGTGGTGGCGTTCCCCTCGCCGCTCCGGGGGGAAGCGGAAGCCGTCGCCACGAAGGACGGCGTCACCGTGCACGTCACCCTCACCGGCGAGGCGCTTCTCCGCTGCGCGCGGTGCCTGCAGTCCTTTGGGTACCCGCTCCGCCTGTCGTTCGCCGAACACTTCCGGCCCGGACCGCCGGGGGTCGAGCCGGCGGCGCTGCAGGGCGGGGAAGACGAGGTCCCGTACGTGACCTACGATGGCAAGAGCATCGAGCTGGACGAGGTGATCCGCCAGCACGTGCTGCTGGCGCTTCCCATGAAGCCCCTGTGCCGGGCGGATTGCCTGGGGCTGTGCCCCCGCTGCGGCAAGAACCTCAACGAGGGCCCGTGCACCTGCGGGTCGGAGGAAGAGGACCCGCGCTGGGCCCCGCTGCGGCAGCTGAGCCCCGGCGGACCCGGGGACGGTCAGGTCTAG
- the plsX gene encoding phosphate acyltransferase PlsX → MKVAVDAMGGDHAPGEVVQGALDAARELGVEVILVGPPEVVEAELRRRRPRPPGVEVAPAAEVISPHDPPVQAVRQKRDSSLVVGMRLVREGRADAFLSAGPTGALLAAGIFVLGRLEGVDRPAYGTLLPTRSGRPVLVLDVGANVDNRPEHLVQFGIMGSVYAEAVLGRPRPSVALLANGTEAEKGNAVTRAAYQGLSQAPEVNFRGYIEARDLPEGQVDVVVCDGFVGNVVLKLYEGLGLTLFGMVRDALTSTFRARLGALLARPALVSLRRRLDWEEVGGAPLLGVAAPVIKCHGASRARAVASGLRVVHEFVSRGAVERMRARLSAAPRN, encoded by the coding sequence TTGAAGGTGGCCGTTGACGCCATGGGCGGGGACCACGCCCCGGGCGAGGTGGTCCAGGGGGCGCTGGACGCCGCGCGGGAGCTCGGCGTGGAGGTGATCCTGGTCGGCCCGCCGGAGGTGGTGGAGGCGGAGCTTCGCCGGCGCCGTCCCCGACCGCCGGGGGTGGAGGTCGCCCCGGCCGCCGAGGTCATCTCGCCGCACGACCCGCCCGTCCAGGCCGTGCGGCAGAAGCGGGACAGTTCCCTGGTCGTCGGCATGCGGCTCGTCCGGGAGGGGCGTGCCGACGCCTTCCTGTCGGCCGGCCCGACCGGAGCCCTGCTGGCGGCAGGGATCTTCGTCCTGGGCCGCCTGGAGGGTGTCGACAGGCCGGCCTACGGCACGCTGCTGCCGACCCGAAGTGGCCGGCCGGTGCTCGTCCTGGACGTGGGAGCCAACGTGGACAACCGGCCCGAGCACCTCGTGCAGTTCGGCATCATGGGCTCCGTCTACGCGGAGGCGGTCCTCGGCCGCCCCCGCCCCTCCGTCGCCCTCCTGGCGAACGGCACGGAGGCGGAGAAGGGCAACGCCGTCACCCGGGCGGCCTACCAGGGCCTGAGCCAGGCCCCGGAGGTCAACTTCCGGGGGTACATCGAGGCCCGGGACCTGCCGGAGGGGCAGGTCGACGTCGTCGTGTGCGACGGCTTCGTCGGCAACGTGGTGCTGAAGCTGTACGAGGGTCTGGGCCTCACGCTCTTCGGCATGGTGCGCGACGCGCTCACCTCGACGTTCCGGGCACGTCTCGGCGCGCTCCTCGCCCGGCCGGCGCTCGTGAGCCTCAGGCGCCGGCTGGACTGGGAAGAGGTGGGCGGGGCACCGCTCCTGGGTGTTGCGGCGCCGGTCATCAAGTGCCACGGGGCGTCCCGGGCACGGGCCGTGGCCAGCGGGCTCCGGGTGGTGCACGAGTTCGTGTCCCGCGGGGCCGTCGAGCGGATGCGGGCGCGCCTCTCCGCGGCGCCCCGCAACTGA
- the rsmD gene encoding 16S rRNA (guanine(966)-N(2))-methyltransferase RsmD, protein MRVIAGTARGIRLRTVRGLGARPTSDRVRETLFAILQPVLPDATFLDLYAGSGAVGIEALSRGARQALFVERHPGQVRVLVANLGATGLRERAEVWRREVSDALADLARQGRHFDVAFLDPPYGRDLVPATLPALVPVVEPGGLAVAEHHRRDRVPEAAGSLRRVRETTVGETVLSFYRREEQGGRPDGAHAGNAGEGLAE, encoded by the coding sequence GTGCGGGTGATCGCGGGTACGGCCCGGGGCATCCGGCTGCGGACGGTGCGGGGGCTGGGGGCCAGGCCCACGTCCGACCGCGTGCGCGAGACGCTCTTCGCCATCCTCCAGCCGGTGTTGCCGGACGCCACGTTCCTCGACCTCTACGCCGGCTCGGGGGCCGTCGGGATCGAGGCGCTCAGCCGGGGTGCCCGGCAGGCGCTGTTCGTCGAGCGCCACCCGGGGCAGGTCCGGGTCCTCGTGGCCAACCTCGGGGCGACCGGGCTCAGGGAGCGGGCCGAGGTGTGGCGGCGTGAGGTGTCGGACGCCCTGGCCGATCTGGCCCGGCAGGGGCGGCACTTCGACGTCGCCTTCCTGGACCCGCCGTACGGCCGGGACCTGGTTCCCGCCACGCTGCCGGCCCTCGTTCCCGTGGTCGAGCCCGGAGGGCTCGCGGTGGCGGAGCACCACCGGCGCGACCGGGTCCCGGAGGCGGCAGGGAGCCTCCGGCGGGTGCGAGAAACCACAGTGGGAGAGACCGTCCTGTCGTTCTACCGCAGAGAGGAGCAGGGTGGGCGCCCGGACGGAGCCCATGCCGGAAACGCAGGGGAGGGCTTGGCAGAGTGA
- the coaD gene encoding pantetheine-phosphate adenylyltransferase yields MTVKAICPGSYDPPTCGHLDIIERASRIFSEVLVGVPVNSTKVPLFSLEERLDMLRTITAHLDNVSVIPIHGLTIEAARAHGCRVIVRGMRAVQDFDYEFQMGMMNRKLAPDVETMFLMSDFKYMFISSTLVKDVARHGGDLDGLVPPVVAERLRDRYAVR; encoded by the coding sequence GTGACGGTGAAGGCGATCTGCCCGGGGAGCTACGATCCGCCCACCTGCGGCCACCTGGACATCATCGAGCGGGCGTCCAGGATCTTCTCGGAGGTCCTGGTGGGCGTCCCCGTGAACTCGACCAAGGTGCCGCTGTTTTCCCTCGAGGAACGCCTGGACATGCTCCGGACCATCACGGCGCACCTGGACAACGTGTCGGTGATCCCGATTCACGGGCTCACCATCGAGGCCGCCCGGGCACACGGGTGCCGGGTGATCGTCCGCGGGATGCGCGCGGTCCAGGACTTCGACTACGAGTTCCAGATGGGCATGATGAACCGCAAGCTCGCCCCCGACGTCGAGACTATGTTCCTCATGTCGGACTTCAAGTACATGTTCATCAGTTCCACGCTCGTGAAGGACGTGGCCCGGCACGGGGGCGACCTGGACGGCCTGGTCCCGCCGGTGGTGGCGGAGCGCCTGCGGGACCGGTACGCGGTGCGCTGA
- a CDS encoding ATPase, whose product MDIFALLDRLEETVHSATRVPLTGKVMVDPEEILALVDELRASLPEEIRAASRLAGERERILEAARAEAESLVQEAKNFAAQLTDETAVAREARARAEETIEQAKRVAREIRAGALEYARDVLARVEQNLEKACEAVRQGREALEKE is encoded by the coding sequence TTGGACATCTTCGCGCTGCTGGACCGCCTCGAGGAGACCGTACACAGTGCGACCCGGGTGCCGCTCACCGGCAAGGTGATGGTGGACCCGGAGGAGATCCTCGCGCTCGTCGACGAACTGCGGGCGTCCCTGCCGGAGGAGATCCGGGCGGCCAGCCGGCTCGCCGGCGAGCGGGAGCGGATCCTCGAGGCCGCCCGGGCGGAGGCCGAGTCCCTCGTCCAGGAGGCGAAGAACTTCGCCGCCCAGCTCACGGACGAGACCGCCGTGGCCCGGGAGGCGCGGGCGCGGGCGGAGGAGACGATCGAGCAGGCGAAGCGGGTCGCCCGCGAGATCCGCGCCGGGGCCCTGGAGTACGCCCGCGACGTGCTGGCGCGGGTCGAGCAGAACCTGGAGAAGGCGTGCGAGGCGGTGCGTCAGGGGCGGGAGGCCCTGGAGAAGGAGTGA